A single region of the Malus sylvestris chromosome 8, drMalSylv7.2, whole genome shotgun sequence genome encodes:
- the LOC126632369 gene encoding phosphatidylinositol 4-phosphate 5-kinase 1-like → MREALLCESPSNVVSHPKKKRSEEEKGDRELSTQLVVAPAAVATIGLSRSQATTRRVTPTTTTTTTLATFPTTTSSSVERHLPNGDLYIGSFSGSFPHGSGKYLWTDGCMYEGEWRRGKASGKGKFSWPSGATYEGEFKSGRMEGCGTFTGSDGDTYRGSWSSDRKHGLGEKRYANGDFYEGSWKRNVQDGQGRYVWENGNEYVGEWRNGVISGRGVLIWANGNKYDGQWENGVPKGNGIFTWPDGSCYVGTWNKDLRYQLNGTFYPANGRKEQSLTDIGAFGAENLTITMRKRSVSSVDGARGSLAERTFPRICIWESDGEAGDITCDIIDNMEASMFYRNGTAFDRDGFAKFRRSPCCFSGEPKKPGQTISKGHKNYDLMLNLQLGIRYSIGKHASIVRDLKPSDFDPKEKFWTRFPPEGSNKTPPHQSFEFRWKDYCPMVFRRLRELFQVDPADYMLAICGNDALRELSSPGKSGSFFYLTQDDRFMIKTVKKSEVKVLIRMLPSYYRHMSRYENSLVTKFYGVHCVKPVGGQKTRFIVMGNLFCSEYRIHRRFDLKGSSHGRTTDKPEGEIDEITTLKDLDLNFVFRLQGKWYHELMKQIDLDCEFLEAERIMDYSLLVGLHFYDGTTYDKMGLSPFYLRSGQKDSYQNEKFMRGCRFIEAELQDMDRVLSGRKPLICLGANMPARAERMARRSDFDQYTPGGFSHLTPSRSGEIYDVVLYFGVIDILQDYDISKKLEHAYKSLQADPTSISAVDPKHYSKRFRDFIGRIFVEDR, encoded by the exons ATGCGCGAAGCACTGCTATGTGAATCGCCGAGCAACGTCGTTTCCCACCCCAAGAAGAAGAGGTCGGAGGAGGAGAAAGGGGACAGGGAGCTGTCGACGCAGTTGGTTGTAGCACCGGCGGCGGTGGCTACAATCGGCCTGAGCCGATCTCAGGCGACGACGCGGCGAGTAAcgccgacgacgacgacgacgacgacccTCGCGACTTTCCCCACCACAACGTCGTCCAGCGTCGAGAGGCATCTACCGAATGGGGATCTCTACATCGGGAGCTTCTCCGGGTCGTTCCCGCACGGATCCGGCAAGTACCTCTGGACGGACGGGTGCATGTACGAAGGCGAGTGGCGACGTGGCAAGGCGTCGGGGAAGGGCAAGTTCTCGTGGCCGTCGGGCGCAACGTACGAGGGCGAGTTCAAGTCGGGTCGGATGGAGGGGTGCGGGACGTTCACCGGATCCGACGGGGATACATATCGGGGCTCCTGGTCGTCGGATCGGAAACACGGGTTGGGGGAGAAGCGGTACGCGAACGGCGATTTCTACGAGGGTTCGTGGAAGCGAAACGTCCAGGACGGGCAAGGGCGGTACGTGTGGGAGAACGGCAATGAGTACGTCGGCGAGTGGCGAAATGGCGTCATTTCGGGTCGGGGCGTTTTGATTTGGGCCAACGGGAACAAATACGACGGCCAGTGGGAAAACGGCGTTCCCAAAGGTAACGGAATATTCACCTGGCCCGACGGCAGTTGTTATGTTGGGACATGGAACAAGGACTTGAGGTATCAGCTTAACGGGACTTTCTATCCGGCGAACGGCAGAAAGGAGCAGAGCTTGACCGACATTGGGGCTTTCGGAGCGGAGAATCTGACCATTACGATGCGAAAACGCAGTGTTTCGTCGGTGGATGGGGCGAGAGGGAGCTTGGCGGAGAGGACTTTCCCCAGGATTTGTATCTGGGAGTCGGATGGGGAAGCCGGGGATATCACTTGCGATATCATCGACAACATGGAGGCTTCGATGTTCTATCGAAACGGCACCGCATTCGATCGAGATGGGTTCGCGAAGTTCCGGCGGAGTCCTTGTTGTTTCTCCGGCGAGCCCAAGAAGCCCGGCCAGACGATTTCCAAAGGGCATAAGAATTACGATTTGATGCTCAATCTTCAGCTGGGCATTAG GTACTCAATTGGGAAGCATGCTTCGATTGTGAGGGACCTTAAGCCGAGTGATTTCGATCCAAAGGAGAAGTTCTGGACCAGGTTTCCACCCGAAGGATCGAACAAAACGCCACCCCATCAGTCGTTTGAGTTCCGGTGGAAGGACTATTGTCCCATGGTGTTCAG ACGTTTGAGGGAGCTATTCCAAGTAGATCCAGCCGATTATATGCTGGCTATTTGCGGAAATGACGCGCTTAGGGAGCTTTCTTCTCCAGGGAAGAGCGGAAGCTTCTTTTACCTGACTCAGGACGATAGATTTATGATTAAGACTGTCAAGAAATCGGAAGTCAAG GTGCTTATCAGGATGCTTCCAAGTTACTACAGACATATGTCTCGGTATGAAAATTCTCTGGTGACAAAATTCTATGGTGTGCATTGTGTCAAACCTGTTGGTGGCCAGAAG ACTAGGTTTATCGTGATGGGCAATTTGTTCTGCTCAGAGTACAGAATACATAGACGATTCGACCTTAAAGGATCCTCCCATGGTCGAACAACTGATAAGCCTGAGGGGGAGATTGATGAAATCACAACTCTCAAGGACCTTGACCTTAACTTTGTGTTTCGCCTCCAAGGAAAATGGTACCATGAGCTTATGAA GCAAATTGATCTGGATTGTGAATTTCTGGAAGCAGAGAGAATCATGGATTACAGTCTTTTGGTTGGTCTTCATTTCTACGATGGTACGACATATGACAAAATGGGGCTTTCACCATTTTATTTGCGCTCTG GACAAAAGGATTCATATCAAAATGAGAAGTTTATGCGCGGGTGTCGATTTATTGAGGCTGAGCTACAAGACATGGATCGAGTTTTGTCTGGCCG GAAACCATTGATCTGTTTAGGAGCCAATATGCCTGCAAGGGCAGAGCGGATGGCTCGAAGGAGTGACTTCGATCAGTACACCCCTGGTGGGTTCAGCCATTTGACCCCTTCACGCAGCGGTGAAATCTACGACGTAGTCCTTTACTTTGGGGTCATCGACATTTTACAAGACTACGATATCAGCAAGAAGTTAGAGCATGCATATAAATCATTGCAAGCCGACCCAACTTCGATCTCAGCTGTTGATCCGAAGCATTACTCAAAAAGGTTCAGGGATTTCATCGGAAGAATTTTCGTAGAAGACAGGTAG